The Aedes aegypti strain LVP_AGWG chromosome 3, AaegL5.0 Primary Assembly, whole genome shotgun sequence genome contains a region encoding:
- the LOC5566870 gene encoding spermatogenesis-associated protein 5-like protein 1, which produces MRKTFPINHDITCDSSQVFSGAQICEISPEVFANETEGSVLCLPPGVPVLVQLSNGKQFLCRLFAPPDRHLSNRTVCFVDECVQFCGGSYVVGAEKDVPQVKELEVILEELCSFQRIRVDLSIDCFRLDLELLINESQLLALVKGLLRTLFVSKGCLVKPEEKSNCGIVEIGVVTTAGPHNFGYIDTGTKIDIGTISFNKASAKVLGGLSETKESLLKALGRGSENILIAGPPGSGKSSLIAELARDGNHPVFEVRGLDFIKSHPGETELELRKIFERLISFNKLFHRTSPAILVVKDVDTLCPKLDYRKGEDVSNISRISSQFTSLLDCHHGRDSGILVIATSSNIESLDAKVRRPGRLGTEIYVRMPSETQRKEIIEAVLKRTGFSLEESDLDEIIRRSPGYVGADLELLVYTIQRTLSRQPCQDVQSAIEDCIKKIRPTSLRSSIGLISGLTQTLDSIGGMDELKKVLRISVLGPLRRPEAFRRFGMSPLKGILLYGPPGCAKTTIAKCLAAESRMTFVSVSAAEVYSPYVGDSEKLIAKLFNQARLSAPAVIFLDEIDSLVGNRGMQGVRTNDVHIRVLSTLLTEMDGIGSSVQSSIGSSVDSKNILVIAATNRPDMIDDALLRPGRLTKLIHVPAPDETARFEILKKVSEVVPLAQDVDLVELAKQTVRYSGADLQNLCSQAALHAAALDEDVQKVAMEHFQHVLKENRPSLTSKQIEWYNEYEANRRIV; this is translated from the exons ATGCGAAAAACGTTCCCAATTAATCACGACATTACCTGCGACAGCAGCCAAGTGTTTTCCGGTGCACAGATCTGTGAAATATCGCCCGAAGTGTTCGCGAATGAAACCGAAGGCAGCGTGCTATGTTTGCCTCCCGGTGTTCCGGTTTTGGTTCAGTTGTCCAACGGGAAGCAGTTCCTCTGTCGGTTGTTTGCTCCACCGGATAGGCATTTAAGCAATAGGACAGTGTGTTTTGTGGACGAATGTGTGCAGTTCTGTGGTGGGAGTTATGTAGTTGGAGCGGAGAAAGACGTTCCCCAGGTTAAGGAGCTGGAAGTGATCCTGGAAGAGTTGTGTTCCTTCCAACGGATCAGGGTGGATTTGAGTATCGATTGCTTcagattggatttggaactGCTGATCAATGAGAGCCAACTTTTAGCCTTGGTAAAGGGTCTTTTACGGACACTTTTTGTAAGCAAGGGTTGTCTTGTAAAACCTGAAGAAAAATCAAATTGTGGAATTGTTGAAATCGGGGTGGTCACAACGGCTGGGCCACATAACTTTGGTTACATTGACACCGGAACAAAGATTGACATTGGAACGATAAGCTTCAACAAGGCATCGGCTAAAGTCCTAGGAGGATTGAGTGAAACCAAAGAATCGCTTTTGAAAGCACTAGGAAGAGGGTCCGAAAACATATTAATAGCTGGTCCACCTGGTTCCGGTAAGTCTTCACTGATAGCAGAACTGGCCAGGGACGGTAATCATCCAGTATTCGAAGTACGTGGGTTGGACTTCATAAAGTCACACCCGGGCGAAACGGAGTTAGAGTTGCGCAAAATATTCGAGCGGTTGATTAGCTTCAATAAACTATTCCACAGAACAAGTCCCGCTATCCTTGTGGTGAAGGATGTAGACACGCTCTGTCCAAAACTGGACTACAGAAAAGGAGAGGATGTATCGAACATTTCAAGGATATCATCCCAGTTTACATCCCTATTGGATTGCCATCATGGAAGGGATAGTGGAATTCTTGTAATCGCAACAAGTTCGAACATTGAAAGCCTTGACGCAAAAGTTCGCCGACCTGGAAGACTTGGTACCGAAATATATGTTCGCATGCCTTCAGAGACTCAAAGGAAAGAAATCATCGAAGCTGTGCTGAAAAGAACAGGGttttctttggaggaatccgACCTTGATGAAATCATTCGCAGAAGTCCAGGATATGTTGGAGCCGACTTGGAGCTTCTAGTATACACGATCCAGAGGACGTTGAGCAGACAACCATGCCAAGATGTGCAGTCAGCGATAGAAGATTGTATAAAAAAGATAAGACCAACTTCGCTACGTAGCTCGATTGGTCTCATAAGTGGACTAACGCAAACCCTTGATTCCATTGGCGGCATGGATGAGCTGAAGAAAGTCCTTCGCATATCAGTCCTGGGGCCGCTGAGGCGCCCAGAAGCATTTCGCCGGTTTGGAATGAGCCCTCTGAAGGGAATACTCCTATATGGCCCACCAGGCTGCGCCAAAACCACTATTGCCAAGTGTCTGGCTGCCGAGTCCCGGATGACGTTTGTGTCCGTTTCGGCTGCTGAAGTTTACTCTCCCTATGTGGGTGATTCGGAGAAGCTGATTGCCAAGTTGTTCAATCAAGCTCGATTGAGTGCTCCGGCTGTTATCTTTTTGGATGAAATCGATTCTCTCGTTGGAAACAGAGGAATGCAAGGCGTTCGCACAAATGACGTCCACATCCGAGTGCTGTCCACACTCTTAACGGAAATGGATGGTATCGGATCGAGTGTGCAATCGTCGATTGGTAGCAGTGTCGATTCAAAGAACATTCTGGTCATAGCGGCAACGAATCGACCCGATATGATAGACGATGCTCTACTGCGACCGGGACGTCTAACTAAATTGATTCACGTTCCTGCTCCGGACGAAACGGCGCGATTTGAGATTTTGAAGAAAGTATCCGAGGTAGTTCCCCTAGCCCAGGACGTTGATTTGGTAGAGCTGGCCAAACAGACCGTGAGGTACTCCGGGGCGGATTTGCAGAACCTTTGCTCTCAG GCCGCGCTACACGCTGCTGCGTTGGACGAAGACGTTCAAAAGGTCGCCATGGAACATTTCCAGCACGTTTTGAAAGAAAATCGACCGTCTTTGACGAGTAAGCAAATCGAATGGTACAATGAATACGAAGCAAATCGAAGAATCGTATGA